CGATTTTCTTGAGCTGCGGTACTTGATACATGTTAGCGTATCCGAGTTGCTTGACAAGAGTTTGTCTCAGCTCTTCGAAGAAGAATTGTTTCAATCTTGGTTTGTAATCGCCTTCTTTTTTCTTATTCAAGGCTTTCTCCACATTTCTTGCAGATTCTTACTCGTTTATTTTCGATTTTTTCCATCCGTACCTTTGCTCTCTTACCGCATTTTGGACAGATCAACATAAGATTTGAAATGTTAACCGGTGCCGGCACAGTTACGATACCTGAAGGTTTTGCCTGGGAGCGAGCTCGCTGATGTTTCTTGACGAGGTTAACGCCCTCGACAATGGCCATGGTCTTTTCTGGGATTACTTCCAGAACCCGGCCGCGTCTCTCTCTCTCTTCGCCGGTGATTACTTCAACAAGATCATTCTTCCGTACATGAAATTTTGTTCTTCTTTGTTTATTTTTATCGTCGGTCATTCAATCACTCTCTTCATACTACTTCGCTCGCCAGCGACATTATTTTGGTGAATCCCTTTTCTCTCAGTTCGCGTGCGACGGGCCCGAATACTCTCGTGCCTTTCGGTTCCTTCTGTTCAGTGATTAGTACACATGCATTATCGTCGAATCTCACGTACGAACCATCTATGCGGCGGTATTCTTTCTTTGTGCGCACGATTACGGCCTTGCCTTTGTCACCTTTCTTGACCGGGGCGTTCGGCATCGCGTCCTTAATGGAAACATTGATGATATCCCCGATGCGACCGTACCGTGTTCTCGAACTGCCGCTGACTCTTATGCACATCGCCACGCGTGCCCCGGTGTTGTCGCAGACCTTAAGCCGGGAGTATATCTGGATCACTTGATTCTCCTTATGACTCGCCAACGCTTCAGTTTGGATAAAGGCCGTGTTTCCTCGATCATTACCTTGTCCCCGAGTTTGTATTCATTCTTGGCATCGTGTGCGTAAATCTTGGTTCTCTTGCGCACATATTTCTTATAGAGCGGATGCTTGTCATAGGTGGTGATTCTTACGACCACGGTCTTATCAGGTTTATCGCTGGTTACCGTACCGACTTTCCTCCTACGCACCTTTTTCTCCTTTCTTAGCCTTCGTTGCCACTTTCTTTGGTTCGAGTAATTTCCTTATTCCCTTTTCGTCTTCGCGCAGTATCGTTTTGATACGGGCAATGTCTCTGCGTAAAGTGCGCAGCCTCAGTGGGTTCGGGAGTTCTTGAGCACCACGGCGCAATCGCAGGTTGAATGTCTCTCGGTTCAGGCCGTTAAGCATATCAATAAGTTCTTCACGAGTTTTTTCTCTGATCTCAAAAACCTTCATATCTCACACCAGCTTCCCTCTTCATGAATCTTGTTTTCATCGGCAATTTGTTTGCCGCGAGCCTCAGGAGATGTTGAGCTTCATCCGTGCTCATTCCCTCCAGTTCAAATAGAATACGTCCCGGTTTCACAACGCTCACCCAGAATTCTGGCGCACCCTTGCCTTTGCCCATTCTTGTTTCGGCGGGTTTCTTGGTTACGGGTTTGTCCGGGTATATCCTTACCCATAATTTGCCGCCTTTTTTCATCTTGTGGGCTATGGCGACGCGCGATGCTTCGATCTGCCGAGCCGTTACCCATGCGGGTTCCAGTGCAACGAGTCCATATTCGCCAAACGCAACGGAATTGCCGCTTGTTGCTTTTCCCTTACGGCGTCCCCGGTGATGCTTCCGGTATTTCGTTTTCTTCGGCTCGAGCATTAGTGGACATCTCCTTTGTATATCCAGACTTTGACACCGACAGTTCCGTAGATTGTAAATGCGGTTGCACAGGCATAGTCTATGTCAGCGTTGATTGTCTGCAGCGGGACCCTGCCTTCGGGATACCATTCGGTCCTGGCTATCTCCGAACCGCCTAGTCGGCCGGAACAAGCAACCTTTATGCCGCGGGCGCCGATTTTCATTGCCGATATTATTGCGCGTTTCATTGCACGTCGATGCGATATCCTCTGTCTTATCTGACGCGTGATATTCTGCGCTACGAGGAAGGCATCGAGCTCCGGCATTCTGATTTCTTCGATGTTAATTGCCACATCCTTATCTATCAGACTCTTGATCTCTTCTCGGAGTTTCTTGATTTCTTCTCCACCCTTGCCGATAACCTTGCCCGGTTGTGCAGTGTAGACTGAAATAATAACACGGTTTGAGAGTCTCCTTATGATAATATCTGAAAGCATTGCATCAGAGAGTCTCTGGTATAGATAACGACGAATCGAATAGTCTTCAGCAACGAGCTTTCCATAATTCTGTTGATCGAACCATTTGGATTTCCAGTCCTTGGTAATGCCTAAGCGGAATCCAATCGGATGTGTTTTCTGTCCCATTAGCCTCCCTTCTTCTCAATTGGTTTGTATGAATCGACGATTACTCTGATGTGGCAGGTTCTTCTTCTGATCATATCTGCGGTGCCGCGAAACCCCGGTCTCCAGCGTTTCAGTGCCGGGCCTGCATCGACGCTTGCTTCTTTGACATAGAGTTCACTATCATCAACGCGTAGAGTGCCGACACTGTTTTTGAAATTTGCCACTGCAGAATTCATGGTTTTTAGAATGGGGATCTTGGATCGGGATGGGTGAAATTGCAGAAGTGCCCGTGCTTCCATCACGCCTTTTCCCCTGATAACATCCAGGATCATTTTGACCTTGCGTGGTGATACCCGTTCGTACCTCTTTATCGCGCGTGCGATCATCTCTCAAACTCTCTTTCCTTCTCGGCTTTTCTGGTCCCCGAGTGGATGCGAAAAGTTCTGGTGGGAGAGAATTCACCGAGCTTGTGGCCAACCATTCTTTCGGTTATATAAACCGGGATGAATCGGTTACCATTATGCACTGCGACGGTAAATCCCACGAACTCCGGTGGAATGATTGAATTTCGTGCCCACGTTTTGATGATTTTTTTCTCGCCGCTGTCAATCAATTTGGAAATTTTCTTCATTAGTTTGACATCCACATAGGGGCCTTTTTTGAGCGCTCTCGACATTACTTTCTCCTTTTAAGAATGAACTTGGATGATGATTTGTTCCTCTTCCGCGTTTTCTTTCCCTTGGTCAACCAGCCCCATGGTGAAGTTGGCTGGCGGCCTCCGTGTGAACGTCCTTCTCCACCGCCCAGAGGATGATCGATCGGATTCATTGCCACACCGCGTACGTACGGGCGAATTCCCATATGACGTTTCCTGCCTGCTTTGCCGATTGAGATACTTGAATGAAGCGTATTCGATACTTTGCCGATTGTCGCGCGGCATCTCAAATCGAT
The sequence above is drawn from the candidate division WOR-3 bacterium genome and encodes:
- the rplP gene encoding 50S ribosomal protein L16 — translated: MLEPKKTKYRKHHRGRRKGKATSGNSVAFGEYGLVALEPAWVTARQIEASRVAIAHKMKKGGKLWVRIYPDKPVTKKPAETRMGKGKGAPEFWVSVVKPGRILFELEGMSTDEAQHLLRLAANKLPMKTRFMKREAGVRYEGF
- the rpsQ gene encoding 30S ribosomal protein S17 → MRRRKVGTVTSDKPDKTVVVRITTYDKHPLYKKYVRKRTKIYAHDAKNEYKLGDKVMIEETRPLSKLKRWRVIRRIK
- the rplV gene encoding 50S ribosomal protein L22; this encodes MIARAIKRYERVSPRKVKMILDVIRGKGVMEARALLQFHPSRSKIPILKTMNSAVANFKNSVGTLRVDDSELYVKEASVDAGPALKRWRPGFRGTADMIRRRTCHIRVIVDSYKPIEKKGG
- the rpsC gene encoding 30S ribosomal protein S3; its protein translation is MGQKTHPIGFRLGITKDWKSKWFDQQNYGKLVAEDYSIRRYLYQRLSDAMLSDIIIRRLSNRVIISVYTAQPGKVIGKGGEEIKKLREEIKSLIDKDVAINIEEIRMPELDAFLVAQNITRQIRQRISHRRAMKRAIISAMKIGARGIKVACSGRLGGSEIARTEWYPEGRVPLQTINADIDYACATAFTIYGTVGVKVWIYKGDVH
- the rpmC gene encoding 50S ribosomal protein L29, whose amino-acid sequence is MKVFEIREKTREELIDMLNGLNRETFNLRLRRGAQELPNPLRLRTLRRDIARIKTILREDEKGIRKLLEPKKVATKAKKGEKGA
- the rplN gene encoding 50S ribosomal protein L14, encoding MIQIYSRLKVCDNTGARVAMCIRVSGSSRTRYGRIGDIINVSIKDAMPNAPVKKGDKGKAVIVRTKKEYRRIDGSYVRFDDNACVLITEQKEPKGTRVFGPVARELREKGFTKIMSLASEVV
- the rpsS gene encoding 30S ribosomal protein S19, producing the protein MSRALKKGPYVDVKLMKKISKLIDSGEKKIIKTWARNSIIPPEFVGFTVAVHNGNRFIPVYITERMVGHKLGEFSPTRTFRIHSGTRKAEKEREFER
- the rplX gene encoding 50S ribosomal protein L24 codes for the protein MTDDKNKQRRTKFHVRKNDLVEVITGEERERRGRVLEVIPEKTMAIVEGVNLVKKHQRARSQAKPSGIVTVPAPVNISNLMLICPKCGKRAKVRMEKIENKRVRICKKCGESLE